The Agromyces mangrovi genome contains a region encoding:
- a CDS encoding MarR family winged helix-turn-helix transcriptional regulator yields MDDTDVDATFVELAAVANDIVREMRVRSAATGTDAPLTQNLSHIMSCVHGAPGSTPSQIATRTGLQRANVSTALKELRERGFVESVPDEHDRRVVRIFSTRAADDTLASLRSGWAAVLADAWDGDPDALARATRTLTALRDRLTAVADADLSLPTR; encoded by the coding sequence ATGGACGACACCGACGTCGACGCGACGTTCGTCGAACTCGCGGCGGTCGCCAACGACATCGTCCGCGAGATGCGCGTGCGCAGTGCGGCGACCGGCACGGATGCCCCGCTCACGCAGAACCTCAGCCACATCATGAGTTGCGTGCACGGCGCGCCCGGCAGCACCCCCTCGCAGATCGCCACCCGCACCGGGCTCCAGCGGGCGAACGTCAGCACCGCACTCAAGGAACTGCGCGAGCGCGGCTTCGTGGAGTCGGTGCCCGACGAGCACGACCGCCGCGTCGTGCGCATCTTCTCGACCCGGGCCGCGGACGACACCCTCGCCTCGCTCCGCTCGGGCTGGGCCGCCGTGCTCGCCGATGCCTGGGACGGCGACCCCGACGCGCTCGCCCGCGCGACCCGCACCCTCACGGCCCTCCGCGACCGCCTCACCGCGGTGGCCGACGCCGACCTCTCGCTCCCCACCCGCTGA
- a CDS encoding arylsulfatase translates to MPAPTPRPDVIVILADDLGFSDLASYGGEIPTPNLDRLAARGARLSSFTTTPRCSPTRASLLTGRHSHEVGIGVLTRTVGYRGSLDPEVPTVAGLLADAGYLTSLTGKWHLSADVREPNETWPTRRGFEDFFGIMGGGTSYFNPKAFYRGEEPVDVPADDAFHLTDALTDHALEVVDRAAREERPYFLYLAYTAPHWPLQAREDDIAPHRGRYAEGWDAAREARERRQAELGLFPAPFPASPRDPEEPAWEDAADRDWQQRRMEVFAAQVTALDRGVGRLLDDLEARGRLDDTLVLFLSDNGAEAEELRVGRFLSPHVTPATTRDGRDVAIGNDPSIEPGREDTFTSYGRPWANLSNTPFRRYKKWVHEGGIAAPLIASWPAGGIPQGSLVHAPAHVTDLLPTIAAATGTDAPSGIAGTDVLDVLRGGEASDRPLYWEHVGNAAIRVGRYKLAREFGAPWELYDLEVDRAELHDLAAEHPELVESLAAQWQEWADAHGVIPFAELQDLYEARGLPRWQAQS, encoded by the coding sequence GTGCCCGCACCAACGCCCCGCCCCGACGTGATCGTGATCCTCGCCGACGACCTCGGGTTCTCCGACCTCGCGTCGTACGGCGGCGAGATCCCGACGCCGAACCTCGACCGACTCGCGGCGCGGGGCGCGCGCCTGTCGAGCTTCACCACGACGCCGCGGTGCAGCCCCACGCGCGCCTCCCTGCTCACCGGCCGCCACTCGCACGAGGTCGGCATCGGCGTGCTCACGCGCACGGTCGGCTACCGCGGGTCGCTCGACCCGGAGGTGCCGACCGTCGCCGGACTGCTCGCCGACGCCGGCTACCTGACGAGCCTCACCGGCAAGTGGCACCTCTCGGCAGACGTGCGCGAGCCGAACGAGACCTGGCCGACCCGGCGCGGCTTCGAGGACTTCTTCGGCATCATGGGCGGCGGCACCAGCTACTTCAACCCGAAGGCGTTCTACCGCGGCGAGGAGCCCGTCGACGTTCCGGCCGACGACGCCTTCCACCTCACCGACGCGCTCACCGACCACGCGCTGGAGGTCGTCGACCGGGCCGCGCGCGAAGAGCGCCCGTACTTCCTGTACCTCGCGTACACCGCACCGCACTGGCCGCTGCAGGCGCGCGAGGACGACATCGCGCCGCACCGGGGCCGCTATGCCGAGGGGTGGGATGCCGCGCGCGAGGCCCGCGAGCGCCGCCAGGCCGAGCTCGGGCTGTTCCCCGCCCCGTTCCCCGCGTCGCCGCGCGACCCCGAAGAGCCGGCGTGGGAGGACGCCGCCGACCGCGACTGGCAGCAGCGCCGCATGGAGGTCTTCGCCGCACAGGTCACCGCGCTCGATCGCGGGGTCGGGCGCCTCCTCGACGACCTCGAGGCGCGCGGCCGGCTCGACGACACGCTCGTGCTCTTCCTCTCCGACAACGGGGCCGAGGCCGAGGAGCTCCGCGTCGGGCGCTTCCTCTCGCCGCACGTCACGCCCGCGACCACGCGCGACGGCCGCGACGTCGCGATCGGCAACGACCCGTCGATCGAGCCCGGCCGCGAGGACACCTTCACGAGCTACGGCCGCCCTTGGGCGAACCTGTCGAACACGCCCTTCCGCCGCTACAAGAAGTGGGTGCACGAGGGCGGCATCGCGGCCCCGCTCATCGCGTCCTGGCCGGCGGGCGGCATCCCGCAGGGCTCACTCGTGCACGCGCCCGCCCACGTGACCGACCTGCTGCCGACGATCGCGGCGGCGACGGGCACGGATGCCCCCTCCGGCATCGCGGGCACGGACGTGCTCGACGTGCTGCGCGGCGGCGAGGCATCCGACCGCCCCCTCTACTGGGAGCACGTCGGCAACGCCGCGATCCGCGTCGGCCGGTACAAGCTCGCCCGCGAGTTCGGCGCGCCGTGGGAGCTCTACGACCTCGAGGTCGACCGCGCAGAGCTGCACGACCTCGCCGCGGAGCATCCGGAGCTCGTGGAGTCCCTCGCCGCGCAGTGGCAGGAGTGGGCCGACGCGCACGGGGTCATCCCGTTCGCGGAGCTGCAGGACCTCTACGAGGCGCGCGGCCTGCCCAGGTGGCAGGCACAGAGCTGA
- a CDS encoding ABC transporter ATP-binding protein: MLEPKLVVCDEAVSALDLSTQGQIINLLADLQAITGVSYLFIAHDLGIVRHISDRIAVMQRGHLVEIGEAEELFTNPQHPYTRKLLGASPAAKPEGREERRARREAFRQIHEAETQLA, encoded by the coding sequence GTGCTCGAGCCGAAGCTGGTCGTCTGCGACGAGGCGGTGAGCGCGCTCGACCTCTCCACGCAGGGCCAGATCATCAACCTGCTGGCCGACCTGCAGGCGATCACGGGCGTGAGCTACCTGTTCATCGCGCACGACCTCGGCATCGTCCGTCACATCTCCGACCGCATCGCGGTCATGCAGCGCGGGCACCTCGTCGAGATCGGCGAGGCCGAGGAACTGTTCACGAATCCGCAGCACCCCTACACGCGCAAGCTCCTCGGAGCGAGCCCGGCGGCGAAGCCGGAGGGTCGCGAGGAGCGGCGGGCCAGGCGCGAGGCGTTCCGGCAGATCCACGAGGCCGAGACGCAGCTCGCCTGA
- a CDS encoding dipeptide/oligopeptide/nickel ABC transporter permease/ATP-binding protein, producing the protein MTDTYSINLARAPKPEKGTKSPSSAKRIFDRVRRQPLTVTAFFVIVFLALVAIFAPLIAPYDPNQSDYSTLLSGPTSAHWLGTNDLGQDELSRLLYGTRVALVVALGSVLIAAMLGVPIGLLLGYRGGWTDRLGSRLVDVAQALPGILVALAVIAILGRSLWTLMFAIGLIFTMGFARLTRAVTLTERHKLYVESAHVVGMKERVIIFRQVLPNLVGPIIIQAAVFFGSAIMIESGLSFLGVGLDRDTPTWGGMLSGAVEHQAQQPFLAFAPGIAIIITVLAFNLFGDGLNDAITGGVRKSPRKKLTTAELPGMSNAPTASAATLPGQTYSMGAQDAAAAAPDATSPWDSRADEIRTPTGATETLPDPVEGAVLDVRGLSVSLERPEGDVVPLVSGANLSIEPGEIVGLLGESGSGKSMFAKAVMGLLPPRTRLSAGSIMFDGDQIAFQSQKALRAVRGAGIGVVFQDPLSALSPVHTVGKQLIEPLREHKGMSVAQAKERAVELLDRVGVTEARSRLDHYPHQFSGGMAQRVAIAMALAADPKLLIADEATSALDVTTQAQVLDLILDLRDEYGMGVLLITHDLGVVAETCDRAAIMYAGEIVEVGTTTDLFHAPRHPYTSALLAANPASDAQVDRLPTISGRVPLAGEWPVGCHFANRCAFATEACTSAPVPIVDQVRCVRADELTLEAVPR; encoded by the coding sequence ATGACCGACACCTACAGCATCAACCTCGCCCGCGCACCGAAGCCGGAGAAGGGGACGAAGTCCCCGTCGAGCGCGAAGCGCATCTTCGACCGCGTGCGTCGCCAGCCGCTGACCGTGACCGCGTTCTTCGTGATCGTGTTCCTCGCGCTGGTGGCGATCTTCGCCCCGCTGATCGCGCCGTACGACCCGAACCAGTCGGACTACTCGACCCTGCTGTCGGGCCCGACCTCGGCGCATTGGCTCGGCACCAACGACCTCGGCCAGGACGAGCTCAGCCGGCTGCTCTACGGCACCCGCGTGGCGCTCGTGGTCGCACTCGGCTCGGTGCTCATCGCCGCCATGCTCGGCGTGCCGATCGGCCTGCTGCTCGGCTACCGCGGCGGCTGGACCGATCGCCTGGGCTCGCGGCTCGTCGACGTGGCGCAGGCGCTCCCGGGCATCCTCGTGGCCCTCGCGGTCATCGCGATCCTCGGCCGCAGCCTCTGGACGCTGATGTTCGCCATCGGCCTCATCTTCACGATGGGCTTCGCGAGGCTGACCCGTGCGGTCACGCTGACCGAGCGCCACAAGCTCTACGTCGAGTCGGCGCACGTGGTCGGCATGAAGGAGCGCGTGATCATCTTCCGGCAGGTGCTGCCGAACCTGGTCGGCCCGATCATCATCCAGGCCGCCGTGTTCTTCGGCTCGGCGATCATGATCGAGTCGGGCCTCAGCTTCCTCGGCGTCGGCCTCGACCGCGACACCCCCACCTGGGGTGGCATGCTGAGCGGCGCGGTCGAGCACCAGGCGCAGCAGCCCTTCCTCGCGTTCGCTCCGGGCATCGCGATCATCATCACGGTGCTCGCGTTCAACCTCTTCGGCGATGGACTGAACGACGCCATCACGGGCGGCGTGCGCAAGTCGCCGCGCAAGAAGCTGACGACGGCCGAACTGCCCGGCATGAGCAACGCCCCGACCGCGTCGGCGGCCACGCTTCCCGGCCAGACCTACTCGATGGGGGCCCAGGATGCCGCGGCGGCCGCGCCCGACGCGACGAGCCCGTGGGACTCGCGCGCCGACGAGATCCGCACGCCAACCGGTGCGACCGAGACGCTCCCCGACCCGGTCGAGGGGGCGGTGCTCGACGTGCGCGGCCTGTCGGTCTCGCTCGAGCGCCCCGAGGGCGACGTCGTGCCGCTCGTCTCGGGTGCCAACCTGTCGATCGAGCCCGGCGAGATCGTGGGCCTGCTCGGCGAGTCCGGGTCGGGCAAGTCGATGTTCGCGAAGGCGGTCATGGGGCTGCTCCCGCCGCGGACGCGCCTGTCGGCCGGCTCCATCATGTTCGACGGTGACCAGATCGCGTTCCAGTCCCAGAAGGCGCTGCGCGCGGTGCGCGGCGCGGGCATCGGCGTGGTCTTCCAGGACCCGCTGTCGGCCCTCTCGCCCGTGCACACCGTGGGCAAGCAGCTCATCGAGCCGCTGCGCGAGCACAAGGGCATGTCGGTCGCCCAGGCGAAGGAGCGCGCGGTCGAGCTGCTCGACCGGGTGGGCGTGACCGAGGCGCGCAGCCGTCTCGACCACTACCCGCACCAGTTCTCGGGCGGCATGGCCCAGCGCGTCGCGATCGCGATGGCGCTGGCCGCCGACCCGAAGCTGCTCATCGCCGACGAGGCGACCTCGGCGCTCGACGTGACCACGCAGGCGCAGGTGCTCGACCTGATCCTCGACCTCCGCGACGAGTACGGCATGGGCGTGCTGCTCATCACGCACGACCTCGGCGTCGTCGCCGAGACGTGCGACCGGGCAGCCATCATGTACGCGGGCGAGATCGTCGAGGTCGGCACCACGACCGACCTGTTCCACGCGCCGCGTCACCCGTACACGTCGGCGCTGCTGGCCGCGAACCCCGCGTCCGACGCGCAGGTCGACCGTCTCCCGACGATCTCCGGCCGCGTGCCGCTCGCCGGTGAGTGGCCGGTCGGATGCCACTTCGCCAACCGCTGCGCGTTCGCGACCGAGGCGTGCACGTCGGCCCCCGTCCCCATCGTCGACCAGGTGCGCTGCGTGCGGGCCGACGAGCTGACCCTCGAGGCGGTGCCCCGATGA
- a CDS encoding ABC transporter permease, producing the protein MGKLISFRLALAVPQLILVALVVFLMTYLVPGSPAAAILGTSANPERVAAVEAQLGLDQPFFTRLFTWFGSAIQGDLGNSYAVGRPVTDMLLERMPATLSLVFGGLVVAVLIGLTLGLLGGTRPGSTTDRVTTTITAITVAIPEFWLGIILLLVFSVQLGWVPVLAYTPIEVDPLRWAQGLILPSIALGVGSAALIARSMRTSMAETLSARWVDTLTATGMSRRRVIFRYGLKNALIPVLASTGLTVSILIGASFVVGQVFAFPGIGDLMLRSVIGKDFPVVQGGVLMIAVIVIAVNLVLDICYGLLNPKARPE; encoded by the coding sequence ATGGGCAAGCTCATCTCCTTCCGCCTCGCCCTTGCGGTCCCCCAGCTCATCCTGGTCGCCCTGGTCGTGTTCCTCATGACCTACCTGGTGCCCGGAAGCCCCGCAGCGGCCATCCTCGGCACGTCGGCGAACCCCGAGCGGGTCGCCGCCGTCGAGGCGCAGCTCGGCCTCGACCAGCCGTTCTTCACCCGGCTGTTCACGTGGTTCGGCTCCGCCATCCAGGGCGACCTCGGCAACTCGTACGCCGTCGGCCGACCGGTCACCGACATGCTCCTCGAGCGCATGCCGGCGACGCTGTCGCTCGTCTTCGGCGGCCTCGTGGTCGCCGTGCTGATCGGGCTCACGCTCGGCCTGCTCGGCGGCACCCGACCCGGCTCGACCACCGACCGGGTGACGACGACCATCACCGCGATCACGGTCGCGATCCCCGAGTTCTGGCTCGGCATCATCCTGCTGCTCGTCTTCTCGGTGCAGCTCGGGTGGGTGCCGGTGCTCGCCTACACCCCGATCGAGGTCGATCCGCTCCGGTGGGCGCAGGGGCTCATCCTGCCGTCCATCGCGCTCGGCGTCGGCTCGGCCGCGCTCATCGCGCGCTCCATGCGCACGTCGATGGCGGAGACGCTCTCGGCGCGCTGGGTGGACACCCTCACCGCGACCGGCATGTCGCGCCGCCGCGTGATCTTCCGGTACGGCCTGAAGAACGCGCTCATCCCCGTGCTCGCCTCGACCGGCCTCACGGTGAGCATCCTGATCGGCGCGAGCTTCGTCGTCGGCCAGGTGTTCGCCTTCCCCGGCATCGGCGACCTCATGCTCCGCAGCGTCATCGGCAAGGACTTCCCGGTCGTGCAGGGCGGCGTGCTCATGATCGCGGTGATCGTGATCGCGGTGAACCTCGTCCTCGACATCTGCTACGGCCTGCTCAACCCGAAGGCGCGCCCCGAATGA
- a CDS encoding ABC transporter substrate-binding protein, translating into MKSIALRAAVPLGIAALLLTGCTSTDETPEETAAEASGTLRLNFGAFPETWTPGYEFEGGPMRIVYENLITRDDAGELAPGLAESWELSDDSTSLTLNLREGVVFHDGEPFDSEAVAVNIDTVKNTPGPFGAQLAVIDSVDTPDENTVVLNFAGPTPSMPVTLSTRVLPIGSPAAIEDGSIATDPIGTAPWAYDAEGSTAGTVMSFTQFDDYWGDAPGFENIELYAIPDDEAAAAAVVNGEIDVTDTEEEVLPRYDGTTVETFEYPAIRNNVMFFDRGPGGLFEDVEVRQAICYTFDVQQMVDVNGGEAATQHFLEGTQGYNPDITGYPTDVDEANSLWSSAGSPTIDGEMIAAPFTTTQSTIYMDQASQLEGFGISVSTVPPPEWFQGWNSGTYPIGLGSNDELTPFEWYSAWFAADAGGNPSGVESDELKSAADAAIAAGDSEEADELWAEVTKIIADEALTCAHARGFEVIAYNSDTVTNVNAPAYPFEANNLNLREITPAG; encoded by the coding sequence ATGAAGTCCATCGCACTGAGGGCGGCGGTCCCGCTGGGAATCGCCGCACTCCTCCTCACCGGTTGCACGTCGACCGATGAGACCCCGGAAGAGACCGCAGCAGAGGCATCCGGCACACTGCGCCTGAACTTCGGCGCATTCCCCGAGACCTGGACCCCCGGGTACGAGTTCGAGGGCGGTCCCATGCGGATCGTCTACGAGAACCTCATCACCCGAGACGACGCGGGCGAGCTCGCCCCGGGTCTCGCGGAGAGCTGGGAGCTGAGCGACGACTCCACGTCGCTCACCCTGAACCTCCGCGAGGGCGTCGTCTTCCACGACGGGGAGCCGTTCGACTCGGAGGCTGTGGCGGTGAACATCGACACCGTCAAGAACACCCCCGGTCCGTTCGGTGCGCAGCTCGCGGTCATCGACTCGGTCGACACCCCCGACGAGAACACGGTCGTGCTGAACTTCGCGGGCCCGACCCCGTCGATGCCGGTGACGCTCTCGACGCGCGTGCTGCCCATCGGCAGCCCGGCCGCGATCGAGGACGGCAGCATCGCGACCGACCCGATCGGCACCGCACCCTGGGCGTACGACGCCGAGGGCTCCACCGCCGGCACCGTCATGAGCTTCACCCAGTTCGACGACTACTGGGGCGACGCCCCCGGGTTCGAGAACATCGAGCTCTACGCCATCCCCGACGACGAGGCCGCGGCCGCAGCCGTCGTGAACGGCGAGATCGACGTGACCGACACCGAGGAGGAGGTGCTCCCCCGTTACGACGGCACCACGGTCGAGACGTTCGAGTACCCCGCCATCCGCAACAACGTGATGTTCTTCGACCGTGGCCCCGGCGGCCTGTTCGAGGACGTCGAGGTGCGCCAGGCGATCTGCTACACGTTCGACGTGCAGCAGATGGTCGACGTGAACGGCGGCGAGGCTGCGACGCAGCACTTCCTCGAGGGCACGCAGGGCTACAACCCCGACATCACCGGGTACCCGACCGACGTCGACGAGGCGAACTCGCTCTGGAGCTCGGCCGGCAGCCCGACCATCGACGGTGAGATGATCGCCGCGCCGTTCACCACGACGCAGTCGACCATCTACATGGACCAGGCGAGCCAGCTCGAGGGCTTCGGCATCTCGGTCTCGACGGTTCCCCCGCCCGAGTGGTTCCAGGGCTGGAACAGCGGCACCTACCCGATCGGCCTGGGCTCGAACGACGAGCTCACCCCGTTCGAGTGGTACAGCGCATGGTTCGCAGCGGATGCCGGCGGCAACCCGTCCGGCGTCGAGAGCGACGAGCTGAAGTCGGCCGCCGACGCGGCCATCGCGGCCGGCGACTCCGAGGAAGCCGACGAGCTGTGGGCCGAGGTCACGAAGATCATCGCGGACGAGGCGCTCACCTGCGCTCACGCTCGCGGCTTCGAGGTCATCGCGTACAACTCCGACACCGTCACGAACGTGAACGCCCCGGCGTACCCGTTCGAGGCGAACAACCTCAACCTTCGTGAGATCACTCCCGCGGGCTGA
- a CDS encoding LysR family transcriptional regulator, protein MDRLVVMRTFVTVARSSSFSGAARELSISGSLVSRHVADLEKQVGVRLVNRTARSVSLTEAGQQYAEFAERILDEIDDEDHKLSHSQDAPEGPISVICPKWIGTLDLGTAIAAFVREHPKIHVKFELGGMSDRNYDFLDRGYDVAFHTRDLRDSNVLIRRVSELPFLLVASEDYVRRKGRPATVADLAEFDCILHPNDPVWRLGSGSETIHHKVQNPAVVANSYLVIEKLVEAGCGIALIPRRPAVQRLEEGSLVELLPEHAPPARSLYAVHGPGGRTPERVKVFLDFMTDWFRRQPADA, encoded by the coding sequence ATGGACCGCCTGGTCGTCATGCGCACGTTCGTCACCGTCGCGCGGTCGTCGAGCTTCAGCGGCGCCGCGCGCGAGCTCAGCATCTCGGGCTCGCTCGTCTCGCGCCACGTCGCCGACCTCGAGAAGCAGGTCGGCGTCCGTCTCGTGAACCGCACGGCACGCTCGGTGAGCCTGACCGAGGCCGGCCAGCAGTACGCCGAGTTCGCCGAGCGCATCCTCGACGAGATCGACGACGAGGACCACAAGCTCTCGCATTCGCAGGATGCCCCGGAGGGGCCGATCTCCGTGATCTGCCCGAAGTGGATCGGCACGCTCGACCTCGGCACCGCGATCGCGGCGTTCGTGCGGGAGCATCCGAAGATCCACGTGAAGTTCGAGCTGGGCGGCATGTCCGACCGCAACTACGACTTCCTCGACCGCGGCTACGACGTGGCGTTCCACACGCGCGACCTGCGCGACTCGAACGTGCTGATCCGCCGCGTCTCCGAGCTGCCGTTCCTGCTCGTGGCGTCGGAGGACTACGTACGGAGGAAGGGCCGGCCCGCGACGGTCGCCGACCTCGCGGAATTCGACTGCATCCTGCATCCGAACGACCCGGTCTGGCGCCTGGGCTCCGGCTCGGAGACCATCCACCACAAGGTGCAGAACCCGGCGGTGGTCGCGAACTCGTACCTCGTGATCGAGAAGCTCGTCGAGGCGGGGTGCGGCATCGCGCTCATCCCGCGGCGACCCGCGGTGCAGCGCCTCGAGGAGGGGTCGCTCGTCGAGCTGCTGCCCGAGCACGCTCCGCCGGCGCGGTCGCTCTACGCCGTGCACGGCCCGGGCGGTCGCACGCCCGAGCGGGTCAAGGTGTTCCTCGACTTCATGACGGACTGGTTCCGCAGGCAGCCCGCCGACGCCTGA
- a CDS encoding carboxymuconolactone decarboxylase family protein → MRLDVTPYDDMTDRQRELADRIIAKRGKIGGPFKVWLHSPELCDRTESLGAFVRFDCSMPERIREYSLLVAARYFDAQFSWNAHVDKAIETGVPAEAIEALANWGEPDFGDDAELAAFHDFAVELLTTHFVSDATFARLKELFTDQQLVDAIGLLGNFTMLSMCLNTFQVDLQADRTPPFPDVRGYAKVAPAEA, encoded by the coding sequence ATGCGACTCGACGTCACGCCCTACGACGACATGACCGACCGGCAGCGCGAGCTCGCCGACCGCATCATCGCCAAGCGCGGCAAGATCGGCGGCCCGTTCAAGGTCTGGCTGCACAGCCCGGAGCTCTGCGACCGCACCGAGTCGCTCGGCGCGTTCGTGCGCTTCGACTGCAGCATGCCCGAGCGCATCCGCGAGTACAGCCTGCTCGTCGCCGCCCGCTACTTCGACGCCCAGTTCTCCTGGAACGCGCACGTCGACAAGGCCATCGAGACCGGCGTGCCGGCCGAGGCGATCGAGGCGCTCGCGAACTGGGGCGAGCCCGACTTCGGCGACGACGCCGAGCTGGCCGCGTTCCACGACTTCGCCGTCGAGCTGCTCACGACCCACTTCGTCTCCGACGCCACCTTCGCGCGCCTGAAGGAGCTGTTCACCGACCAGCAGCTCGTCGACGCTATCGGCCTGCTCGGCAACTTCACGATGCTGTCGATGTGCCTCAACACGTTCCAGGTCGACCTGCAGGCCGACCGCACCCCGCCGTTCCCCGACGTGCGCGGCTACGCGAAGGTCGCGCCCGCGGAGGCGTGA